From Harpia harpyja isolate bHarHar1 chromosome 21, bHarHar1 primary haplotype, whole genome shotgun sequence, one genomic window encodes:
- the HBZ gene encoding LOW QUALITY PROTEIN: hemoglobin subunit zeta (The sequence of the model RefSeq protein was modified relative to this genomic sequence to represent the inferred CDS: substituted 1 base at 1 genomic stop codon), producing MLRSKKLITPESKEASALTLAEIGIASWGDKSLPPPWVGHWSDQXVWTGAKVRSPLPLYNQGCQSDESKPALSVHCKEPESAPSCTMTLTQAEKAAVVAIWAKVATQADAIGAESLERLFSSYPQTKTYFPHFDLSQGSVQLRGHGSKVMNAIGEAVKHVDDIRGALAKLSELHAYILRVDPVNFKLLSHCILCSVAARYPSDFTPEVHAAWDKFLSSISSVLTEKYR from the exons ATGTTAAGAAGCAAGAAGCTGATAACGCCAGAAAGCAAGGAGGCCAGTGCGCTGACCCTTGCCGAAATAGGCATTGCTTCATGGGGAGATAAGAGTCTCCCACCTCCATGGGTGGGCCACTGGAGTGACCAATGAGTGTGGACAGGCGCCAAGGTCCGCTCTCCCCTTCCTCTTTATAACCAGGGCTGTCAGAGCGATGAGTCCAAACCTGCTCTGAGCGTTCACTGCAAGGAGCCAGAGTCTGCACCCTCCTGCACAATGACGCTGACTCAAGCCGAGAAGGCTGCCGTGGTCGCCATCTGGGCAAAGGTGGCTACCCAAGCCGATGCCATTGGGGCAGAATCACTGGAGAG GCTTTTCTCCAGCTACCCCCAGACAAAAACCTACTTCCCTCACTTTGATCTCAGCCAAGGCTCAGTTCAACTTCGTGGTCATGGCTCTAAGGTCATGAATGCCATCGGGGAAGCTGTGAAGCACGTTGATGACATTAGAGGCGCTTTGGCTAAACTCAGTGAGCTGCATGCTTACATCCTCAGGGTGGACCCAGTGAACTTCAAG CTGCTTTCCCACTGTATCCTGTGTTCCGTGGCTGCCCGCTATCCCAGTGACTTCACCCCAGAAGTTCATGCTGCGTGGGACAAATTCCTGTCCAGTATTTCCTCCGTTCTGACTGAGAAGTACAGATAA
- the LOC128134730 gene encoding hemoglobin subunit alpha-D, with amino-acid sequence MLTADDKKLIQATWDKVQGHQEDFGAEALQRMFITYPPTKTYFPHFDLSPGSDQVRGHGKKVVNALGNAVKSMDNLSQALSELSNLHAYNLRVDPVNFKLLSQCFQVVLAVHLGKEYTPEVHAAFDKFLSAVAAVLAEKYR; translated from the exons ATGCTGACCGCCGATGACAAGAAGCTGATCCAGGCCACCTGGGATAAGGTGCAAGGCCACCAGGAGGACTTCGGAGCCGAGGCCCTGCAGAG GATGTTCATCACGTACCCCCCGACCAAGACCTACTTCCCCCACTTCGACCTGAGCCCCGGCTCCGACCAGGTCCGCGGCCATGGCAAGAAGGTGGTGAACGCCTTGGGCAACGCCGTCAAGAGCATGGACAACCTCAGCCAGGCCCTGTCCGAGCTCAGCAACCTGCACGCCTACAACCTGCGTGTCGACCCTGTCAACTTCAAG CTGCTGTCGCAGTGCTTCCAGGTGGTGCTGGCTGTGCACCTGGGCAAAGAATACACCCCCGAGGTGCACGCTGCCTTCGACAAGTTCCTGTCAGCTGTGGCTGCCGTGCTGGCTGAGAAGTACAGATGA
- the LOC128134729 gene encoding hemoglobin subunit alpha-A produces the protein MVLSANDKTNVKKAFTQISGHAEDYGAETLERMFTTYPPTKTYFPHFDLHHGSAQIKAHGKKVVNALIEAVNHIDDMAGALSKLSDLHAQKLRVDPVNFKLLGQCFLVVVAIHHPSVLTPEVHASLDKFLCAVGNVLTAKYR, from the exons ATGGTGCTGTCCGCCAACGACAAGACCAACGTGAAGAAGGCCTTCACCCAAATCAGCGGCCATGCCGAGGACTACGGCGCCGAGACCCTGGAGAG GATGTTCACCACCTACCCCCCAACCAAGACCTACTTCCCCCACTTCGACCTGCACCACGGCTCCGCTCAGATCAAGGCGCACGGCAAGAAGGTCGTGAATGCACTGATCGAGGCCGTCAACCACATCGATGACATGGCGGGTGCTCTCTCCAAGCTCAGCGACCTCCACGCCCAAAAGCTCCGTGTGGACCCTGTCAACTTCAAA CTGCTGGGCCAATGCTTCCTGGTGGTGGTGGCCATCCACCACCCCTCTGTCCTGACCCCGGAGGTCCACGCTTCCCTGGACAAGTTCCTGTGCGCCGTGGGCAACGTGCTGACTGCCAAGTACCGTTAA